One Sphingomonas limnosediminicola DNA segment encodes these proteins:
- a CDS encoding RsmB/NOP family class I SAM-dependent RNA methyltransferase yields the protein MPSVEGLGARKAALRMLDSVLRRGQTLDSAASAGSDLAPADRALAVAIAGETLRRIPDLDALIDSATRQRLPDDSKARTVLRLALGQKALSTPDHAIVATALPLVEGGPRRLVHGVLGTLLRRGVGLPEAPMLPQQVEERWQRAWGDDVVRAARMQIARRPSLDLCFADDAEAQAYAAANSGVSLAPKHVRLDSASVSDLPGFGGGRWWVQDLASSLPARLIPEGWGEVLDLCAAPGGKTMQLAAAGHDVTAVDASGSRLERLRQNLDRTHLNATLVEANALTWAPDRQFDAILLDAPCSATGTFRRHPEILYRARRDIIASSAELQSKLIARAAQWLKPGGALIYAVCSLEPEEGERQVEALPELSVDPPKPGELPDFASASPAGWVRILPGLLQDQGGLDGFFIARLVRRGG from the coding sequence ATGCCAAGCGTTGAAGGATTGGGCGCCCGCAAGGCGGCGCTGCGAATGCTCGATTCGGTGCTCCGCCGGGGGCAGACTCTCGACAGCGCTGCTTCGGCTGGAAGCGACCTAGCGCCCGCCGACCGGGCGCTTGCCGTCGCTATCGCTGGCGAGACGCTGCGGCGAATTCCCGACCTCGATGCGTTGATCGACAGCGCGACGCGCCAGCGCCTGCCGGACGATTCGAAGGCGCGGACCGTGCTCCGCCTGGCTCTCGGGCAAAAGGCGTTGAGCACGCCTGACCACGCCATCGTCGCAACGGCGCTGCCGTTGGTCGAAGGCGGTCCGCGGCGCCTCGTCCACGGCGTGCTCGGCACTTTGCTGCGGCGGGGCGTCGGCTTGCCCGAAGCGCCGATGCTGCCGCAACAGGTCGAGGAACGTTGGCAGCGAGCTTGGGGTGATGACGTCGTTCGGGCCGCGCGCATGCAGATCGCCCGGCGCCCCTCGCTGGACCTGTGCTTTGCCGACGATGCGGAAGCGCAAGCTTATGCGGCGGCGAACAGCGGTGTCTCCCTCGCACCGAAACACGTGAGGCTCGACAGCGCTTCGGTTAGTGATCTGCCGGGATTTGGCGGAGGTCGCTGGTGGGTGCAGGATCTCGCCTCTTCGCTTCCTGCACGCCTAATTCCGGAAGGCTGGGGCGAAGTGCTCGATCTATGTGCCGCACCGGGCGGCAAGACCATGCAGCTCGCCGCCGCCGGTCATGACGTAACCGCGGTGGACGCGTCAGGAAGTCGTCTGGAACGACTACGCCAAAACCTCGATCGCACGCACCTCAACGCCACGCTGGTCGAGGCCAATGCCCTCACTTGGGCGCCGGATCGCCAGTTCGACGCCATCCTCCTGGACGCGCCCTGTTCTGCCACGGGGACGTTCCGCCGCCATCCCGAGATCCTCTACCGCGCCCGCCGCGACATCATCGCCAGCAGCGCGGAGTTGCAGTCGAAGCTGATCGCCCGCGCCGCGCAGTGGCTCAAGCCGGGCGGCGCGCTAATCTACGCGGTCTGCTCGCTGGAGCCCGAGGAAGGCGAACGCCAAGTCGAAGCGCTTCCGGAACTGAGCGTCGATCCGCCGAAACCCGGCGAATTGCCCGATTTCGCCAGCGCGTCGCCCGCAGGCTGGGTGAGAATTCTGCCTGGTCTCCTGCAGGATCAAGGCGGCCTCGACGGCTTCTTCATTGCGCGGCTTGTCCGGCGCGGCGGTTAA
- a CDS encoding DUF1674 domain-containing protein, which produces MKRPKHLDPPAHLSPSPPVPDPEPVHAPETPASEEERPDPTRYGDWEKKGIAIDF; this is translated from the coding sequence ATGAAACGCCCGAAGCATCTCGACCCGCCGGCGCACCTTAGCCCCTCGCCGCCGGTCCCGGACCCCGAACCCGTGCATGCGCCCGAAACGCCGGCCAGCGAAGAGGAACGGCCCGATCCCACGCGCTACGGCGACTGGGAGAAGAAGGGCATTGCGATCGATTTCTAG
- a CDS encoding NAD(P)H-dependent glycerol-3-phosphate dehydrogenase: MKLGVIGGGAWGTALAQVAATGGRETLLWALEDEVVSSVNDRHENSAFLAGIPLSETILATSDLADLDSCDAWIVVTPAQHMRAVLERAPRGERPLVLCAKGIEERSGNLLHDVAHEVRPGCPIAVLSGPTFAHEVARGLPTAVTLACEDRALGEALRARINLVNFRTYCTDDVAGAEVGGAVKNVLAVACGVVEGKKLGQNARAALIARGFAEMVRFGLAMGGRRETLAGLSGLGDLVLTCNSTSSRNFSLGKAIGEGHAVADLLKDRRTVAEGAHTAPVLNRIAVERDIDMPIVGAVDELLGGEVQLDELLEKMLSRPPGDEED; encoded by the coding sequence GTGAAGCTTGGCGTCATCGGCGGTGGCGCATGGGGCACTGCCCTCGCGCAAGTCGCAGCAACCGGCGGGCGCGAGACCCTGCTGTGGGCGCTCGAGGACGAAGTCGTTTCCTCGGTCAACGATCGGCACGAGAACTCTGCATTTCTCGCGGGCATACCGCTTAGCGAGACCATCCTCGCGACATCCGATCTGGCGGACCTCGATTCTTGCGACGCTTGGATCGTCGTTACTCCGGCGCAGCACATGCGCGCCGTCCTAGAGCGGGCGCCGCGAGGTGAACGGCCATTGGTACTGTGCGCGAAGGGCATCGAAGAGCGGAGCGGGAACCTGTTGCACGATGTCGCCCATGAGGTGCGCCCGGGATGCCCCATCGCAGTGCTTTCCGGCCCGACCTTTGCGCATGAAGTGGCGAGGGGCCTTCCGACGGCGGTGACGCTCGCTTGCGAGGACCGCGCCCTTGGCGAGGCGCTGCGGGCGCGGATCAATCTCGTCAACTTCCGCACTTATTGCACAGATGACGTCGCCGGCGCTGAGGTCGGCGGCGCCGTCAAGAATGTGCTCGCCGTTGCCTGCGGCGTCGTCGAGGGAAAGAAGCTTGGCCAGAACGCCCGGGCGGCGCTGATTGCCCGCGGTTTCGCCGAAATGGTCCGCTTCGGCCTCGCCATGGGCGGCCGGCGCGAAACCCTGGCCGGCCTGTCCGGTCTCGGCGACCTTGTCCTAACCTGCAACTCGACCAGCAGCCGCAATTTCTCGCTGGGCAAGGCAATCGGCGAAGGGCATGCGGTCGCCGATCTCCTCAAGGATCGCCGGACGGTCGCCGAAGGAGCGCATACCGCGCCGGTGCTCAACCGAATCGCAGTCGAGCGCGACATCGACATGCCGATCGTCGGCGCGGTCGATGAGCTTCTCGGAGGCGAAGTTCAGCTCGACGAGCTGCTCGAAAAAATGCTCAGCCGTCCTCCCGGCGACGAAGAAGACTAG
- the tsaD gene encoding tRNA (adenosine(37)-N6)-threonylcarbamoyltransferase complex transferase subunit TsaD, whose protein sequence is MTLILGLESSCDDSAVALVTSDRQILAQAVVGQNAAHQPYGGVVPEIAARAHVEILPTLIQRVLDDAKVTIRDVDAVAATAGPGLIGGVMVALLAGKGLALATGKPLIAVNHLEGHALSPRLVDPDLDFPYLLLLVSGGHCQLLEVRGVGQYRRLATTIDDAAGEAFDKAAKLLGLGYPGGPAVEALARSGDPKAVPLPRPMVGSGDPNFSFAGLKSAVQRAVAADVHRPEDIAASFQRAVVDCLVDRTRLALSSSAAPALVVAGGVAANGAIRSALADLATQEGRLFSVPPAWLCTDNAAMIAWAGAERFAAGLCDALDAPARARWPLDETAEKVRGAGVKA, encoded by the coding sequence ATGACTTTGATCCTCGGTCTTGAATCGTCCTGCGACGACAGTGCGGTAGCGCTCGTGACGAGCGACCGGCAGATTCTCGCACAAGCGGTAGTCGGCCAGAACGCGGCGCATCAGCCCTATGGCGGCGTGGTGCCGGAAATTGCGGCGCGCGCGCATGTCGAGATTTTGCCGACCCTGATTCAACGCGTGCTCGACGATGCCAAGGTGACGATCCGCGACGTCGATGCTGTCGCCGCGACGGCTGGCCCAGGCCTGATCGGCGGCGTGATGGTGGCGCTTCTTGCCGGCAAAGGCCTGGCGTTGGCGACGGGCAAGCCGCTGATCGCCGTGAACCACCTTGAAGGTCACGCGCTCAGCCCGCGCCTTGTCGATCCCGATCTCGACTTTCCCTACTTGCTGCTGCTGGTTTCCGGCGGCCACTGCCAGCTGCTCGAAGTGCGCGGTGTGGGGCAGTATCGTCGCCTGGCCACCACCATCGACGACGCGGCCGGCGAGGCCTTCGACAAAGCCGCAAAGCTACTCGGTCTCGGCTACCCGGGCGGTCCGGCGGTGGAGGCACTGGCCAGGTCGGGAGATCCGAAAGCCGTCCCGCTGCCGCGACCAATGGTCGGCTCGGGTGACCCGAATTTCTCCTTTGCGGGACTAAAAAGCGCCGTTCAGCGAGCCGTTGCAGCAGACGTGCATCGTCCCGAGGACATCGCGGCAAGTTTCCAGCGCGCCGTCGTCGACTGCCTGGTTGACCGCACGCGGCTCGCTTTGTCGTCCAGCGCCGCTCCGGCGCTCGTTGTCGCGGGCGGTGTCGCTGCAAACGGTGCCATTCGTTCTGCGCTCGCCGATCTGGCCACGCAAGAAGGCAGACTATTCAGCGTTCCGCCGGCGTGGCTGTGCACCGACAATGCCGCAATGATCGCATGGGCGGGCGCCGAGCGCTTCGCTGCTGGACTCTGCGACGCGCTCGACGCACCGGCGCGGGCGCGCTGGCCACTCGATGAAACTGCCGAGAAGGTTCGCGGCGCGGGGGTGAAAGCGTGA
- the hemC gene encoding hydroxymethylbilane synthase, translated as MQGLRLGTRGSPLALAQARKVAAAIETSQRWPDGWVQIVEVTTTGDKVQDRPLAEIGGKALWTKELDRALLAGEVDFCVHSMKDVESIRPAEIHIAAVRPRGDVRDRIIGAESIEKLKEGAVVGTSSPRRKAQVLRLRPDLTVVPIRGNVETRLRKVEEGEVDATLLSAAGLKRLEIVAGTAIPTEIVLPAPGQAVIGMECRTNDTRTQSVLTGVNNQITYDCVMAERAFTRALGATCASPVAAFCVLEDGDLRMRAQLFSGDGSEMVEDRAGFDCGDYDTPAELALTLLAKAPPSVRSLFDAQ; from the coding sequence ATGCAAGGGCTTCGTCTGGGGACTCGTGGATCGCCGCTGGCACTGGCGCAGGCGCGCAAGGTGGCAGCGGCAATTGAAACATCGCAACGCTGGCCCGACGGCTGGGTCCAGATCGTCGAGGTCACGACCACCGGCGACAAGGTGCAGGACCGGCCGCTCGCCGAGATCGGCGGGAAGGCCCTGTGGACCAAGGAGCTCGACCGAGCGCTGTTGGCGGGCGAAGTTGATTTTTGCGTTCATTCGATGAAGGATGTCGAAAGCATCCGACCCGCCGAAATTCACATCGCTGCCGTGCGCCCACGCGGTGACGTACGCGACCGGATCATTGGCGCGGAGTCTATCGAGAAGCTCAAGGAAGGTGCGGTCGTCGGCACAAGTTCGCCCCGGCGCAAGGCGCAGGTGCTCAGGCTTCGGCCCGACCTGACAGTCGTACCCATTCGCGGCAATGTCGAAACGCGGCTGCGCAAGGTCGAGGAAGGCGAGGTCGATGCGACCCTGCTCTCGGCAGCAGGACTCAAGCGGCTCGAGATCGTCGCGGGCACCGCGATTCCGACCGAGATCGTTCTCCCGGCGCCCGGCCAGGCCGTGATCGGCATGGAGTGTCGAACCAACGACACGCGGACGCAAAGCGTGCTTACCGGCGTCAACAACCAGATCACTTATGATTGCGTGATGGCCGAGCGGGCCTTCACTCGTGCGCTCGGTGCGACTTGCGCCTCGCCGGTCGCGGCGTTCTGCGTGCTGGAGGACGGCGACCTGCGAATGCGGGCGCAGCTGTTCAGTGGAGACGGCAGCGAGATGGTCGAGGACCGGGCCGGCTTCGACTGCGGGGATTACGACACGCCCGCGGAGCTCGCGCTGACGCTTCTTGCCAAAGCGCCGCCGTCGGTGCGGAGCCTGTTCGACGCGCAATGA
- a CDS encoding uroporphyrinogen-III synthase — translation MTRVLVLRPKPGSTATLELARQLGLDAVAIPLFEIEAVDWEAPEPGSFDALLLTSANAVRHAGDKLRDLRGLPVHAVGAATAEAAREAGFDVASTGDAGVDRLLGSIEADLKLLHLVGEDRKRPAEARQKITTVTVYRSKPLDGVAIEPAMGGVALVHSPRAGKRLAELVRADDRGHLAVAAISRIAAYAAGQGWSTIEAAEAPNDDALLALAERLCNNLGKP, via the coding sequence ATGACGCGCGTGCTGGTCCTGCGTCCGAAGCCTGGCTCGACTGCAACGCTCGAACTAGCGCGGCAACTTGGCCTCGATGCCGTCGCGATTCCCCTATTCGAGATTGAAGCCGTTGACTGGGAAGCACCCGAACCCGGGAGCTTCGATGCGCTCCTGCTCACCAGCGCCAATGCCGTTCGTCATGCCGGGGACAAGCTGAGGGATCTGCGCGGCTTGCCCGTCCACGCCGTCGGCGCGGCAACGGCTGAAGCCGCCCGCGAAGCCGGGTTCGACGTCGCAAGCACGGGCGACGCCGGCGTCGATCGGCTGCTTGGATCGATCGAAGCCGACCTCAAACTTCTGCACCTTGTCGGCGAGGATCGGAAAAGACCTGCCGAAGCTCGGCAGAAGATCACGACTGTCACGGTATACCGGTCCAAGCCTCTCGACGGTGTTGCTATCGAACCCGCCATGGGCGGCGTCGCGCTTGTTCATTCACCGAGAGCGGGAAAGCGCCTTGCCGAACTTGTGCGCGCGGATGACCGGGGGCACCTCGCCGTTGCGGCCATCAGCCGTATAGCCGCCTACGCCGCGGGGCAGGGTTGGTCGACGATCGAAGCGGCCGAAGCGCCAAACGATGATGCGCTGCTGGCTCTGGCGGAACGCCTGTGCAACAATCTCGGCAAGCCATGA
- a CDS encoding serine hydrolase, producing MTSLSRRLGLGLIVLACTGVVASAAQPVAQRQAARAPLAPIVYPTRPPPPAQVAPQYIRAQVKALGQSFNGRVGIAVRSVDDGWSTGWKADELYPQQSVSKLWVSITALDAVDHGRVALNDRVTLTRDDLTLFHQPIASLILGGGYTTTLADLMFKAITTSDNTANDKLMRSVGGPTAVRAMIAAKHLGSIRFYNGERALQSRIAGLIWSPSYSVGNAFYQARDALPLRVRQAAFDRYVEDPFDGATPSAIVSALARLKRGELLSPDSTRRLLWIMGNTKTGANRLKGGLKSGWTLSHKTGTGQVLGAYQAGYNDIGILTAPDGHGYSVAVMIKKTSVPLPVRMTLMNNVVRAVITQHEMLRGASVASQGR from the coding sequence ATGACGTCACTTTCGAGGCGCTTGGGCCTCGGTCTTATCGTCCTTGCTTGCACGGGAGTGGTCGCTTCTGCAGCGCAGCCCGTCGCCCAGCGACAGGCTGCACGAGCCCCCCTCGCGCCGATTGTCTATCCCACGCGACCCCCGCCTCCCGCGCAAGTCGCGCCGCAGTATATCCGAGCCCAAGTCAAAGCGCTTGGGCAGAGTTTCAATGGGAGAGTCGGCATTGCTGTCCGCTCGGTCGATGATGGCTGGTCGACTGGCTGGAAGGCCGACGAGCTTTACCCGCAACAGAGCGTCAGCAAATTGTGGGTTTCGATCACGGCTCTCGATGCCGTCGACCACGGCCGCGTTGCGCTGAACGACCGGGTCACGCTGACCCGCGACGACCTGACCCTGTTTCATCAGCCAATCGCGTCGCTGATTCTTGGCGGCGGCTACACGACGACGCTCGCCGACCTGATGTTCAAAGCAATCACCACCAGCGACAATACGGCCAACGACAAGCTGATGCGTTCGGTTGGCGGGCCGACCGCGGTGCGCGCAATGATCGCCGCCAAGCATCTCGGCTCGATCCGCTTCTACAATGGCGAGCGCGCGCTCCAGAGCCGCATCGCGGGATTGATTTGGAGCCCCAGCTATTCGGTTGGCAACGCCTTCTATCAGGCGCGTGACGCTCTTCCGCTACGGGTCCGCCAGGCCGCCTTCGACCGCTATGTCGAGGATCCTTTCGACGGTGCCACACCAAGCGCGATCGTCTCGGCGCTAGCGCGGTTGAAGCGTGGCGAACTGCTCTCCCCGGATTCCACACGCCGGCTGCTGTGGATAATGGGCAATACGAAAACCGGCGCGAACCGGCTGAAAGGGGGGCTCAAATCGGGCTGGACGCTGAGCCACAAGACCGGCACCGGCCAAGTGCTCGGCGCTTACCAGGCTGGCTACAACGACATCGGCATTCTCACCGCGCCCGACGGCCACGGCTATTCGGTCGCGGTGATGATCAAGAAGACATCGGTGCCGCTGCCCGTTCGCATGACCCTGATGAATAATGTCGTTCGCGCGGTGATCACGCAGCACGAGATGCTGCGGGGCGCGTCGGTCGCTTCGCAGGGACGATGA
- a CDS encoding 2OG-Fe(II) oxygenase produces the protein MTPAEMLAGAKGVQRVPTRELELFIVRDFLDPVACAAMIERIDLHRRPSTIADDVGVDNFRTSETCDLDPRDPAVAEVDRKFCDLLGLPPESGEPLQGQRYAPGQEFKAHTDTFEPGGFDFYVHTARGGQRTWTAMVYLNEPEDGGATRFKTIGKTIQPEAGKLLAWNNLLPDGAPNPATLHQGMKVRRGTKYVLTKWFREAPR, from the coding sequence ATGACGCCGGCCGAAATGCTTGCGGGCGCCAAGGGCGTTCAGCGCGTGCCGACGCGCGAGCTCGAATTGTTCATCGTCCGCGACTTCCTCGATCCAGTCGCATGCGCCGCGATGATCGAGCGCATCGACTTGCATCGCCGCCCGTCGACCATCGCCGACGACGTCGGGGTCGACAATTTTCGCACGAGCGAAACCTGCGACCTCGACCCGCGCGATCCGGCCGTCGCCGAGGTCGATCGCAAGTTCTGCGACTTGCTGGGTCTGCCGCCTGAGAGCGGCGAGCCGCTCCAGGGTCAGCGCTACGCACCGGGTCAGGAGTTCAAGGCCCACACTGATACGTTCGAGCCAGGCGGTTTCGACTTCTATGTCCACACCGCGCGCGGCGGGCAGCGAACCTGGACCGCAATGGTCTATCTCAACGAGCCCGAGGATGGCGGCGCAACTCGCTTCAAGACGATCGGCAAGACCATCCAGCCGGAAGCCGGCAAGCTGCTTGCCTGGAACAATCTCCTGCCGGACGGGGCGCCCAATCCCGCCACGCTGCACCAGGGCATGAAAGTCCGGCGCGGCACGAAATACGTGCTGACCAAATGGTTCAGGGAAGCGCCGCGCTGA
- a CDS encoding VPS10 domain-containing protein, whose protein sequence is MLRNLLLASAALIAAPLAAQSFDSAAVSGLGVRNIGSATMSGRIAAVAGRQEKDGKVTLIVGSASGGVWKSEDGGTTFKPVFDKQPVQSIGAVALDPTNPQVMWVGSGESWTRNSVSIGNGVYKSVDGGETWTHVGLPNVERITRVVVHPKNGNIVYVCAPGALWSDSPDRGLYKTIDGGRTWSLILKGANLSTGCSSVALDPANPEHLLAGTWDFRRKAYEFRSGGNGPDAPSGSRFAESRDGGRTWTDLNESSRKGLPKKPWGRIEVSYAPSNPKTVYAFIENVRPALFVSENGGLTWEERDRSQGMVWRPFYFGRIVVDPKNPERLFKMGFSMIVSDDGGKSFSETTGATHGDWHDLWINPTDTKHMVGGDDGGLWTSYDGGNRWVKSWNLPVSQFYHVSTDMKDPYQVYGGLQDNSSWVGDQEYPGGITNNRWENLYGGDGFWAFADPSDPNYTFAEYQGGHISRINRTTLAARDIQPKAGYKEKLRYNWNTPIALSPNEKGTIYIGSQFLFRSRDHGVTWDRISPDLTTNDPVRQKQEQSGGITVDNSSAEMNTTIYSISESPRAPGQIWVGTDDGNVQLTRDGGRNWTNVTANLGMPTGNWISWVEASRFNPAVAYATDDRHASGDMGTYLYRTGDYGRTWQRLIGPGTPGVRGYAHVIKEDRQNPNILFLGTEFGLFASVDGGRSWAQFKPNNFPDGVAVRDIALQDRDDDLVLATHGRGIWVIDDISPLRALNAQTLESGAALIPGRPVEQRIQGNGGWAEGNATFYGDNPPGGATITYFQKARHVIGRMKLEILDASGKVVDEVPASKRRGLNRVSWPMRTKPPQVPPAASLAGASAQGERFLPGTYTVRLTKAGQVSTEPLTVTLDRRATYTVADRQAQFAASERLKDMFLRMSKVVAEINGVRGQAGDLAASATAPADVKASAAQLLGKADSLRKEIVATTEGGAITGEERLREHVDEIYGAINSTEDQPTNYQMARIDALDRELKDVEAQWAAFQSADLPAFNAKLRAANLEPVTIAEVEFDPDDLARGGRASALARGLVGARFYGNAAVLEETGEKD, encoded by the coding sequence ATGCTGCGTAACCTGCTTCTTGCATCAGCCGCCCTGATCGCTGCGCCACTCGCCGCCCAGTCGTTCGATAGCGCCGCCGTCTCCGGACTCGGCGTTCGCAACATCGGCTCCGCCACCATGTCGGGCCGCATCGCCGCCGTCGCCGGGCGCCAGGAAAAGGACGGCAAGGTCACGCTGATCGTCGGCTCCGCGTCCGGCGGCGTGTGGAAGTCCGAGGATGGCGGAACGACCTTCAAGCCCGTCTTCGACAAGCAGCCGGTGCAATCGATCGGCGCAGTCGCGCTCGATCCCACCAATCCGCAGGTGATGTGGGTGGGCAGCGGCGAAAGCTGGACGCGCAACTCCGTGTCGATAGGTAACGGCGTCTACAAAAGCGTCGACGGCGGAGAGACCTGGACGCACGTCGGCCTGCCCAATGTCGAGCGGATCACGCGCGTCGTCGTCCATCCGAAGAACGGCAACATCGTCTACGTCTGCGCGCCGGGAGCCTTGTGGTCGGACTCGCCTGACCGCGGTCTTTACAAGACTATCGATGGCGGCCGGACCTGGTCGCTGATCCTGAAAGGCGCAAACCTCTCTACCGGCTGTTCGTCGGTGGCCTTGGACCCGGCGAACCCAGAACATCTGCTCGCCGGCACATGGGACTTCCGCCGCAAGGCCTATGAGTTCCGGTCGGGCGGCAATGGGCCGGACGCCCCTTCCGGAAGCCGCTTCGCCGAAAGCCGCGACGGAGGGCGGACCTGGACCGACCTCAACGAAAGTAGCCGTAAAGGCCTTCCCAAGAAGCCGTGGGGCCGGATCGAAGTCAGCTATGCGCCTTCGAATCCCAAGACTGTCTATGCATTCATCGAGAATGTGCGTCCGGCGCTGTTCGTTTCCGAAAATGGCGGACTGACCTGGGAGGAGCGCGACCGCAGCCAAGGCATGGTTTGGCGCCCATTCTATTTCGGACGAATCGTCGTCGATCCGAAGAATCCCGAGCGCCTGTTCAAGATGGGCTTTTCGATGATCGTCTCCGACGACGGCGGGAAGAGCTTTTCCGAGACGACCGGTGCGACGCATGGCGACTGGCACGACCTGTGGATCAACCCGACCGATACCAAGCACATGGTCGGCGGCGACGACGGCGGGCTGTGGACCAGCTACGATGGCGGCAACCGCTGGGTGAAGAGCTGGAACCTGCCAGTCAGCCAATTCTACCATGTCAGCACCGACATGAAGGACCCCTACCAGGTCTATGGCGGCCTTCAGGACAACAGCAGCTGGGTCGGCGACCAGGAATATCCGGGCGGCATCACCAACAACCGCTGGGAGAATTTGTACGGCGGCGACGGCTTCTGGGCCTTCGCCGACCCGTCGGACCCCAATTATACATTTGCAGAATATCAGGGCGGTCACATCTCGCGGATCAATCGCACCACGCTCGCAGCGCGCGATATCCAGCCCAAAGCCGGCTACAAGGAAAAGCTTCGCTACAACTGGAATACGCCGATCGCACTTTCGCCTAATGAGAAGGGCACGATCTACATCGGATCCCAATTCCTGTTCCGAAGCCGCGACCACGGCGTCACCTGGGACCGGATTTCGCCGGACCTGACAACCAACGACCCGGTCCGCCAGAAGCAGGAACAGTCGGGCGGGATCACCGTCGACAATTCGTCGGCCGAGATGAACACGACCATCTACTCGATTTCGGAAAGCCCACGCGCGCCGGGGCAAATCTGGGTCGGCACGGATGACGGTAACGTCCAGCTCACTCGCGACGGGGGGCGTAACTGGACCAATGTCACGGCCAATCTCGGCATGCCGACCGGGAACTGGATCAGCTGGGTCGAGGCCAGCCGCTTCAACCCCGCCGTCGCTTACGCGACTGACGATCGCCACGCTTCCGGCGACATGGGCACCTATCTGTATCGCACCGGTGACTACGGTCGGACCTGGCAGCGACTGATCGGGCCCGGAACGCCCGGCGTCCGTGGCTACGCTCACGTCATCAAGGAAGACCGCCAAAACCCGAACATCCTGTTCCTCGGCACCGAGTTCGGGCTGTTCGCCAGCGTCGACGGCGGCCGCAGCTGGGCGCAGTTCAAGCCCAACAATTTCCCCGACGGGGTCGCCGTGCGCGACATTGCTCTGCAGGATCGGGACGACGATCTCGTCCTGGCGACGCACGGTCGCGGCATCTGGGTGATCGACGACATCAGCCCGCTGCGCGCCTTGAACGCGCAGACGCTGGAGAGTGGCGCGGCCCTTATTCCGGGACGGCCGGTCGAACAGCGTATCCAGGGCAACGGCGGCTGGGCCGAAGGCAATGCCACCTTCTACGGCGACAATCCCCCGGGCGGCGCGACCATCACCTATTTCCAGAAGGCGCGGCATGTCATCGGGCGAATGAAGCTCGAGATTCTCGATGCGAGCGGCAAGGTGGTCGATGAAGTGCCGGCCTCGAAGCGGCGCGGCCTCAACCGGGTCAGCTGGCCGATGCGGACCAAGCCGCCGCAGGTCCCACCGGCAGCGTCTCTGGCGGGCGCGTCCGCGCAGGGCGAACGCTTCCTTCCCGGCACCTACACGGTACGGCTGACCAAGGCCGGGCAGGTGTCCACCGAGCCACTGACCGTCACGCTCGACAGGCGCGCCACCTATACGGTCGCCGACCGGCAGGCGCAGTTCGCCGCATCGGAACGGCTAAAGGACATGTTCCTGCGGATGAGTAAGGTGGTTGCCGAGATCAACGGCGTGCGCGGGCAAGCGGGCGATCTGGCCGCGAGCGCCACGGCGCCTGCGGACGTGAAGGCATCGGCGGCGCAGCTGCTCGGCAAGGCCGACTCGCTGCGCAAGGAGATCGTCGCCACGACCGAAGGCGGCGCGATCACCGGCGAAGAGCGCCTGCGCGAGCATGTCGACGAGATCTACGGCGCCATCAATTCGACCGAAGATCAACCGACGAATTACCAGATGGCACGCATTGATGCCCTCGACCGAGAACTCAAGGACGTCGAAGCGCAATGGGCCGCGTTCCAATCCGCGGATCTTCCCGCGTTCAACGCCAAGCTCCGCGCTGCGAACCTTGAACCTGTGACCATCGCAGAGGTAGAGTTCGACCCTGACGATTTGGCCCGGGGCGGACGCGCATCGGCCCTTGCGAGAGGCCTCGTCGGCGCGCGTTTCTACGGAAATGCCGCCGTGCTCGAGGAAACCGGCGAGAAAGATTGA